The proteins below are encoded in one region of Bombus terrestris chromosome 7, iyBomTerr1.2, whole genome shotgun sequence:
- the LOC100644442 gene encoding uncharacterized protein LOC100644442 translates to MVKVIRKVAIADVLKDVYHKPFWDRLKHIWSEFRESNQVVAAYTPLAVMTCIPLIIVIWYGKVHANPVPKYYDHIKIYRPDDPRAALIRKDDCLKYSINHKFDSVYIPSAV, encoded by the exons ATGGTGAAAGTAATAAGAAAAGTGGCAATTGCAGACGTCCTGAAAGACGTATATCATAAACCTTTTT GGGATCGATTAAAGCACATATGGTCAGAGTTTCGAGAATCTAACCAAGTAGTGGCAGCGTATACACCTCTTGCTGTAATGACATGTATACCTTTAATTATAGTAATTTGGTATGGGAAAGTTCATGCAAATCCTGTTCCAAAATATTACGATCATATTAAGA TTTATAGACCCGATGATCCACGTGCTGCACTTATTAGAAAGGatgattgtttaaaatattccataaatcaTAAGTTTGATAGTGTATATATACCTAGTGCCGTCTAA